One Deinococcus planocerae DNA segment encodes these proteins:
- a CDS encoding amidohydrolase family protein codes for MTDAPPLALTGRLFDGETLWPHATVLMREGRVLGVGAGLPLPDRARVLDTGPGGTILPGLVDLHVHARPHYARWFPEAGVTSVRDAGSNLEVLAELRALAASSEGPRVSGAGTILDGPESIFRHFGEGVLGEVGDRRAGAWIVRDAREAEGAVDALAAAGVDTVKLYEQLSPEAYGAAVGRAREHGLPVMTDLGTRWTRGLSAARVDALEALGLGVRTVEHASGFALAFRRLGFDPQTQFPDEATLDRFARAVVEAGAVLVPTLSVHEGLRQVRRADLGALPNGGRTGEAADSLRAMWDGLHTATAKSRPAADWDARLAAALARRVLDLGGRVGAGTDTPAGVDNLPGGGLHAELAHLVTLAGFSPTEALRAATGTAGRLLAGREGPTVGVLRPGAHADALIVEGDPTRDVTATRRLRAVVRAGRVWGECP; via the coding sequence ATGACCGACGCTCCCCCGCTGGCCCTGACCGGACGCCTCTTCGACGGCGAGACCCTCTGGCCGCACGCGACCGTGCTGATGCGGGAGGGACGGGTGCTCGGCGTGGGCGCGGGCCTGCCTCTTCCCGACCGGGCACGGGTGCTCGACACCGGACCGGGGGGCACGATCCTCCCCGGGCTGGTCGATCTGCACGTGCACGCCCGGCCCCACTACGCGCGCTGGTTCCCGGAGGCGGGTGTGACCAGCGTGCGCGACGCGGGGAGCAATCTGGAGGTGCTGGCCGAGCTGCGGGCGCTGGCGGCGTCGTCGGAAGGGCCGCGTGTCTCCGGGGCGGGCACGATTCTGGACGGCCCGGAGAGCATCTTCCGGCACTTCGGCGAGGGGGTGCTGGGGGAGGTGGGGGACCGGCGGGCGGGCGCCTGGATCGTCCGGGACGCGCGCGAGGCGGAGGGGGCGGTGGACGCCCTCGCGGCGGCGGGCGTGGACACCGTGAAGCTGTACGAGCAGCTTTCCCCGGAGGCCTACGGCGCGGCGGTGGGGCGGGCGCGGGAACACGGCCTGCCGGTCATGACGGACCTGGGCACCCGCTGGACCCGGGGGCTGAGCGCGGCCCGGGTGGACGCCCTGGAGGCCCTCGGCCTGGGTGTCCGGACCGTGGAGCACGCCAGCGGCTTCGCGCTCGCCTTCCGGCGGCTGGGTTTCGACCCGCAGACGCAGTTCCCGGACGAGGCCACCCTCGACCGATTTGCGCGGGCCGTGGTGGAGGCAGGCGCGGTGCTGGTGCCCACCCTGAGCGTCCACGAGGGGCTGCGGCAGGTGCGGCGGGCCGACCTGGGGGCGCTGCCGAACGGGGGCCGGACCGGAGAGGCCGCCGACAGCCTGCGGGCCATGTGGGACGGTCTTCACACCGCGACGGCGAAGAGTCGCCCCGCCGCCGACTGGGACGCCCGGCTGGCCGCCGCGCTGGCCCGCCGCGTGCTCGACCTTGGGGGACGGGTGGGCGCGGGAACCGACACTCCGGCGGGCGTGGACAACCTGCCCGGCGGGGGCCTGCACGCCGAACTCGCCCACCTGGTCACCCTGGCAGGCTTCAGCCCGACCGAGGCCCTGCGCGCGGCGACGGGGACGGCAGGCCGTCTTCTGGCCGGACGTGAAGGGCCCACGGTGGGCGTCTTGCGTCCCGGCGCCCACGCCGACGCGCTGATCGTCGAGGGCGACCCCACCCGCGACGTCACCGCCACGCGCCGCCTGCGGGCCGTCGTCCGCGCAGGCAGGGTGTGGGGCGAGTGCCCCTAA
- a CDS encoding dienelactone hydrolase family protein: MLKHTLTLSVLALSSLALGQAGGNAAVRGQDVSVTSGGRAYQSYLAAPASATRKPAVILLHSFRGLEQGYRDLVDEMAAAGFVTLALGWQTFEQEPSDAAVKTLVQDGIKYLGARQDVNPGAVGLTGFCAGGRYTMLLLPQIREFKAGVAWYGFPDQGGTAAKPQAPTALIGQLTAPMLIIHGTRDQPSPIAGIYTYARRLDEANKNFKLSVYQGEPHGFLLRESKVADTFASRDARRDMLNYFREHLR, from the coding sequence ATGCTCAAGCACACGCTGACGCTCTCGGTGCTGGCCCTCTCGTCCCTCGCGCTGGGGCAGGCGGGAGGCAACGCCGCCGTGCGGGGGCAGGACGTGAGCGTGACGAGCGGGGGGCGGGCGTACCAGAGCTATCTGGCCGCACCCGCTTCCGCCACACGCAAGCCCGCCGTGATCTTGCTGCACTCCTTCCGGGGGCTGGAGCAGGGGTACCGCGACCTCGTGGACGAGATGGCGGCGGCGGGCTTCGTGACGCTCGCCCTGGGCTGGCAGACCTTCGAGCAGGAACCGAGCGACGCGGCGGTAAAAACCCTCGTGCAGGACGGCATCAAGTACCTGGGCGCGCGGCAGGATGTGAACCCGGGCGCCGTGGGGCTGACCGGCTTCTGTGCGGGTGGGCGCTACACCATGCTGCTGCTCCCGCAGATCAGGGAGTTCAAGGCGGGCGTGGCGTGGTACGGCTTTCCCGACCAGGGCGGCACGGCGGCCAAGCCCCAGGCGCCCACCGCCCTCATCGGGCAACTGACGGCGCCCATGCTGATCATCCACGGGACGCGCGACCAGCCCAGCCCCATCGCGGGCATCTACACCTATGCCCGGCGGCTCGACGAGGCGAATAAGAACTTCAAGCTCAGCGTGTACCAGGGCGAGCCGCACGGCTTCCTGCTGCGTGAGAGTAAGGTCGCGGACACCTTCGCCAGCCGGGACGCCCGGCGGGACATGCTGAATTACTTCCGGGAACACCTGCGTTAG